A genomic region of Blattabacterium cuenoti contains the following coding sequences:
- a CDS encoding alpha/beta hydrolase — MLLNKFSIKHIIKKPRNKKNYPPLFLMIHGYGSNEKDLFSLHKDIPEKFFIISIQGIYAMNKEKYSWYDIDFQDQKKFINISQAKETIEKISVFIDESIKEYKLNKNNVWLCGFSQGAILSYAIALKKPSQVKRVIALSGYFDENLLSIDQEKICKDSYADLKFFISHGKYDTIIPIQWVKKGLSFLKNRQILSLDYKEYDSGHVLCNSNYQDLINWIKTH, encoded by the coding sequence ATGCTCTTAAATAAATTTTCTATTAAACATATTATAAAAAAACCAAGAAATAAAAAAAATTATCCTCCTCTTTTTTTAATGATTCACGGATATGGAAGTAATGAAAAGGATCTTTTTTCCTTGCATAAGGATATTCCAGAAAAATTTTTTATAATTAGTATTCAAGGAATATATGCCATGAACAAAGAAAAATATTCATGGTATGATATTGATTTTCAAGATCAAAAAAAATTTATAAATATCTCACAGGCGAAAGAGACAATTGAAAAAATATCTGTTTTTATAGATGAATCCATTAAAGAATATAAATTAAACAAAAATAATGTATGGTTATGTGGATTTAGTCAAGGAGCTATTTTGAGTTATGCTATTGCTTTAAAAAAACCTAGTCAAGTAAAAAGGGTTATAGCTTTAAGTGGCTATTTCGATGAAAATCTTTTATCAATAGATCAAGAAAAAATCTGCAAAGATTCTTATGCAGATTTAAAATTTTTTATTTCTCATGGAAAATATGATACTATTATTCCTATCCAATGGGTAAAAAAAGGTTTGTCTTTTCTTAAGAATCGTCAAATACTTTCTTTAGACTATAAAGAATATGATTCTGGACATGTTTTATGCAATTCTAATTATCAGGATTTAATTAACTGGATTAAAACACATTAA
- a CDS encoding 2-oxoglutarate dehydrogenase E1 component — protein MSDKYSFLNAIHFKDIESLYKKYKEDPNSVEPSWCAFFYGFDFNEENYQNIHEKKNTFNATTIPREKNKNNVLQQPSIHTEFLVYNLIQAYKNRGHFFTKTNPIRERRKHYPSLDLKNFGLSEKELDLHFEAGKIIGIGKNSLRNIINHLKNIYCNSIGIEYMYISDPKKIEWIEEWFQKEKFEFPAEKKKFFLRKLNKAVAFENFVHTKFVGQKRFSIEGNESILPALEEMMEYTSNKYFTEDFVIGMSHRGRLNLLSNFFQKNYSHIFSEFQGKEYKEKSFSGDVKYHLGFTKVRKTRQGRYIKMSLVPNPSHLESVDAIVEGITRSKIDINYNQNSNSEKIIPILIHGDAALSGQGIVYEVIQLSRLKGYKTGGTIHIVINNQIGFTTDYTEGRSSIYCTDIAKIVLSPVLHVNADDIESVIHAIHFAIDFRMHYHEDVFIDLLGYRKYGHNEGDEPRFTQPSLYKAISKHPNSYNLYKEKLEKEGLISTEDINKMEKEYEEILNGGYNEAKNIKWNILNSFLEEEWKNFPIVSNTDEIFQKVNTQFPIEKLIKISENIFTLPKNKRFFRKTEHLFKQRLEMIKKNLVDWSISELIAYGTLLYEGFHIRLSGEDVGRGTFSQRHAIIKTEEEEEIILLNHIRMGQGKMQVYNSPLSEYGVLGFDYGYAMYSPYTLTLWEAQFGDFGNGGQIIIDQYISSGENKWKIRNGIVMLLPHGYEGQGPEHSSARVERYLQLCANNNLFVVNCTTPANFYHLLRRQMKSNFRKPLIVFTPKSLLRHPKCISKIEELSEGEFQEILDDPSDMGMEDIEKITKLIFCSGKIYYDLIKKKEFLKDEKTAIIRIEQIYPLKEDKIQELFNKYKNKKSIFWVQEEPENMGLWSFIFRKIGKNIPFKLIAPSESSSPSTGSYSDFLKIQNNLLEKAFL, from the coding sequence ATGAGTGATAAATATTCGTTTTTAAATGCCATCCATTTTAAAGATATAGAATCTCTCTATAAAAAATATAAAGAAGATCCTAATTCAGTAGAACCTAGCTGGTGTGCTTTTTTTTATGGATTTGATTTTAACGAAGAAAATTATCAGAATATTCATGAAAAAAAAAACACTTTCAATGCGACTACTATTCCGAGAGAAAAAAACAAAAATAATGTCCTCCAACAGCCATCCATACATACAGAATTTTTAGTTTATAATTTGATTCAAGCTTATAAGAATAGAGGTCATTTTTTTACTAAAACAAATCCCATACGAGAAAGAAGAAAACATTATCCTTCTTTAGATTTAAAAAATTTTGGATTATCTGAAAAAGAGCTTGATCTTCATTTCGAAGCTGGAAAAATAATTGGTATCGGAAAAAATTCCTTAAGGAATATAATTAATCATTTAAAAAATATTTATTGCAATTCAATAGGAATAGAATACATGTACATTTCGGATCCTAAAAAAATTGAATGGATTGAAGAATGGTTTCAAAAAGAAAAATTTGAATTTCCTGCGGAAAAGAAAAAATTTTTTCTGAGAAAATTAAATAAAGCAGTGGCATTTGAAAATTTTGTTCACACTAAATTTGTGGGTCAAAAAAGATTTTCTATTGAAGGAAATGAATCTATATTACCTGCATTGGAAGAAATGATGGAATATACTTCCAATAAATATTTCACCGAAGATTTTGTAATAGGAATGTCCCATAGAGGACGTTTAAACCTTCTTTCTAACTTTTTTCAAAAAAACTATTCTCACATATTCAGCGAGTTTCAGGGAAAAGAATATAAAGAAAAAAGCTTTTCTGGTGATGTTAAGTATCATTTAGGTTTTACAAAAGTTAGAAAAACTCGTCAAGGACGATATATCAAAATGAGTCTAGTTCCAAATCCATCCCATCTAGAATCTGTAGATGCTATTGTAGAAGGAATTACTCGTTCAAAAATAGACATTAACTACAATCAGAATAGTAATTCCGAAAAAATCATCCCAATTCTTATTCATGGAGATGCAGCTTTATCAGGTCAAGGGATTGTTTATGAAGTCATCCAATTATCTAGATTAAAAGGTTATAAAACTGGAGGAACTATTCATATTGTAATTAATAATCAAATTGGTTTCACGACCGATTATACAGAAGGTCGTTCTAGCATCTATTGTACAGATATAGCAAAAATCGTCCTATCTCCCGTTTTGCATGTTAATGCAGATGATATAGAATCTGTTATTCATGCCATTCATTTTGCAATAGATTTTAGAATGCATTATCATGAAGATGTTTTTATAGATTTATTAGGATATAGAAAATATGGACATAATGAAGGTGACGAACCTCGTTTTACTCAACCCAGTTTATATAAAGCTATTTCCAAACATCCGAATTCATATAATTTATATAAAGAAAAATTAGAAAAAGAAGGATTGATTAGTACGGAAGACATCAACAAGATGGAAAAAGAATATGAAGAAATTCTCAATGGAGGATATAATGAAGCAAAAAATATCAAATGGAATATTTTAAACTCTTTTTTAGAAGAAGAATGGAAAAATTTTCCTATTGTATCTAACACAGATGAAATTTTTCAAAAAGTCAATACTCAATTTCCAATTGAAAAGCTTATAAAAATTTCTGAGAATATTTTTACTCTTCCTAAGAATAAAAGATTTTTTAGAAAGACGGAACATCTTTTTAAACAAAGATTAGAAATGATAAAGAAAAATTTGGTAGATTGGAGTATTTCGGAGTTAATAGCTTATGGAACATTATTGTATGAAGGATTTCATATTCGTTTATCAGGAGAAGATGTAGGAAGAGGGACTTTTTCTCAACGTCATGCTATTATAAAAACAGAAGAAGAAGAAGAAATAATTTTGTTGAATCATATTCGTATGGGACAAGGAAAAATGCAAGTGTATAATTCTCCACTTTCCGAATATGGAGTTTTAGGATTTGATTATGGATATGCTATGTATTCCCCTTATACTTTAACTTTATGGGAAGCTCAATTTGGTGATTTTGGAAATGGAGGACAAATTATTATAGATCAATATATCTCCTCTGGAGAAAATAAGTGGAAAATTAGAAATGGAATAGTCATGTTACTTCCTCATGGATATGAAGGACAAGGGCCAGAACATTCCTCTGCACGTGTAGAACGTTATCTACAACTTTGTGCTAATAATAATTTGTTTGTGGTGAATTGTACAACTCCTGCTAATTTTTATCATCTTTTGAGACGACAAATGAAGTCAAATTTTAGAAAACCACTTATAGTTTTTACACCTAAAAGCTTGCTTCGTCATCCGAAATGTATATCAAAAATAGAAGAACTATCTGAAGGAGAATTTCAAGAAATTTTGGATGATCCTTCGGATATGGGAATGGAGGATATTGAAAAAATTACCAAATTGATTTTTTGCTCTGGAAAAATATATTATGATCTTATAAAGAAAAAAGAATTTCTCAAAGATGAAAAAACTGCTATAATTCGTATAGAACAAATATACCCTTTAAAAGAGGATAAAATTCAAGAGTTATTTAATAAATATAAAAACAAGAAAAGCATTTTTTGGGTACAAGAAGAACCAGAAAATATGGGATTATGGAGTTTTATTTTCAGGAAAATAGGAAAAAATATTCCTTTTAAATTAATTGCTCCATCTGAAAGCTCTAGTCCATCTACAGGATCTTATTCCGATTTTTTGAAAATTCAAAATAACCTATTGGAAAAGGCTTTTTTATAG
- the odhB gene encoding 2-oxoglutarate dehydrogenase complex dihydrolipoyllysine-residue succinyltransferase: MIIKVKVPSPGESITEVEVASWLVKDGDYVSRNQVIAEIDSDKATLEISAEENGVISLMAEKGKRIQVGDIICIIDTSKKKPIYNNKNSKELDFHEKKIPKEQDIIKKIPSPASKKILSEKNISIESIHGTGKQGRITKKDCLLAEEWINPKTSMSRAKKVTPLSSLRRKLSERLVSVKNQTAMLTTFNEVNIQEIFLIRKKYKDMFKDKHGVNLGFMSFFTLSCVRALKLYPDVNAMISGSEKINFEYYDISIAISGPKGLMVPVVRNAENLSFRGIEQEIHRLSTRVRDGKITIDEMTGGTFTITNGGVFGSMLSTPIINPPQSAILGIHKIVERPVVINGSIEIRPIMYLALSYDHRIIDGRESVGFLVSVKETIENPIKFLMEGSENNIRKILEL, from the coding sequence ATGATAATCAAAGTAAAGGTCCCATCTCCAGGAGAATCTATTACAGAGGTAGAAGTGGCATCATGGCTTGTCAAAGATGGAGATTACGTATCTAGAAATCAGGTGATAGCTGAAATAGATTCAGATAAGGCCACTTTAGAAATTTCTGCGGAAGAAAATGGGGTTATTTCCTTAATGGCAGAAAAAGGAAAAAGAATACAAGTTGGGGATATTATATGTATCATAGACACTTCTAAAAAAAAACCCATTTATAACAATAAAAATTCTAAAGAGTTAGATTTTCATGAAAAAAAAATCCCAAAAGAACAGGATATCATAAAAAAAATTCCTTCTCCAGCATCCAAAAAAATATTATCAGAAAAAAATATTTCCATAGAATCTATTCACGGAACTGGTAAACAGGGAAGAATTACAAAAAAAGATTGTCTTCTTGCTGAAGAATGGATAAATCCCAAAACTTCCATGTCTCGTGCAAAAAAAGTTACTCCTCTTTCTTCATTAAGAAGAAAACTATCTGAAAGATTAGTATCTGTAAAAAATCAAACAGCCATGCTGACTACTTTTAATGAAGTGAATATCCAGGAAATTTTTCTTATAAGGAAAAAATATAAAGATATGTTTAAGGATAAACATGGAGTGAATTTAGGTTTTATGTCTTTTTTTACTCTCTCTTGTGTAAGAGCATTAAAATTATATCCAGATGTCAATGCTATGATTAGTGGATCAGAAAAGATTAATTTTGAATATTATGATATTAGTATTGCTATATCTGGACCTAAAGGACTAATGGTTCCTGTTGTTAGAAACGCTGAAAATCTATCATTTCGTGGAATAGAACAGGAAATTCATAGATTATCTACACGTGTTCGTGACGGTAAAATTACTATAGATGAAATGACAGGTGGAACTTTTACCATTACTAATGGCGGAGTATTTGGATCTATGCTTTCTACTCCAATAATAAATCCACCACAAAGTGCTATTTTAGGAATTCATAAAATAGTGGAAAGACCTGTAGTTATTAATGGATCAATAGAAATACGTCCTATAATGTATCTAGCTTTATCTTATGATCACAGAATCATTGATGGAAGAGAATCTGTTGGATTTTTAGTTTCTGTAAAAGAAACAATAGAAAATCCAATAAAATTTTTAATGGAAGGAAGTGAAAATAACATTCGTAAAATATTAGAATTATAA